The Brevundimonas sp. SORGH_AS_0993 genome segment CTCCCCCGTTCGCAAGCGCTCACGGGGGAGGATCGGACTTACTGCTGCGCCGGCGTGTCCATCAGGCGACGCGACAGATAGGTGTATTCCAGCGCCAGGCGGCGGGCCGTCTCCTGCAGATTGGCGCCGGCCGCGTGGCCGCCATCGGTGTTCTCGTAGAACAGCACCGGATAGCCCAGTTCCTCCAGACGCGCCGCCGCCTTGCGTGCATGGCCCGGATGGACGCGGTCGTCCTTAGTCGAGGTGTGGATGAAGACTTCCGGATAGGGCTGGCCCGCGCGCAGGTTCTGATAGGGCGAATACTGCTCGATCCAGGCGCGCTGTTCGGGGATGTCCGGGTTGCCGTATTCGCCGATCCATGAGGCGCCCGCCAACAGCTTGTGGAAGCGCAGCATGTCGAACAGGGGCACCTGGATGACGGCGGCGTTGATCAGGTCCGGACGCTGGGTCAGCATCGCTCCCATGAACAGCCCGCCCTGCGAGCCGCCCATGATGCCGAGTTTCGGCTGACTGGTGATGTCGCGGGCGATCAGGTCCAGCGCCACCGCCTGAAAGTCCTCGTGCGCGCGCTGGCGGTTCTGTTGCAGGGCCGCCTCGTGCCAGCGCGGGCCGAACTCGCCCCCGCCGCGCGTATTGGCGATCACATACACGCCGCCTCGCTCCAGCCACAGCTTGCCGACCGTCGCCGAATAACCGGGCAGCAGCGAGCTTTCGAACCCGCCATAGCCATAGAGGACCGTAGGGTTCGACCCGTCCAGCGGCATGTCCGCCTTATGCACCACGAAATAGGGGATCATCGTTCCGTCGGCCGAACGCGCCTGGAACTGATCGACCTTCATGCCGGTCGCGTCGAACTTGGCGGGCATGGACTTGACCTGATCGACCACGCCGGTCGCGGCATCGGCCAGCCACAGGCTGGACGGATTCAGATAGCCGGTGACGCTGACAAAGACCTTGTCGTCCTTCTCCGAGGCCGAACCGACGCCGACCGAGACGTTCTGCGGCAAGTCCAGGGTCGTATAGGCCCACGCGCCCTCGCCCGGCGTGTAGACGCGGACCGAACCGCGCACATTGTCGTAAAGGGCCACCACCAGACGATTGCGGGTGACGTTCATACCCTCGATGGCCTGACGCTCGGTCGGGCGCAGAACCAGCTGGGCCAGGGTCCTGGCGTCGGCCAGCCACGCCTCCAGCGGCCAGGCGATCAGGTCGCCGGTCTGGAAGGTCTGGCCCGACGGCGCGGTCCAGTCCTGCTTCAGCGTGACCAGCAGCCGCCCGTCCACCAGGCCGGCGATGTCGGACTTGGCCGGCAGCGGCAGTTGGATCAGGGCGCCGTCGTCGGTCACGCGCCAGGTCTCGGACGAATAGAAGTCGACGGCCCGGTTGATCAGCACCGCCTTCACCGCCCCGTCGGCGTCGCGCAGCGTATAGCCGGACACGGACACGTCGGTCGGCTGGCCGGTGAACAGGGTCTCGGCCTGCTCCAGGGTCTGGCCGCGCTTCATCCGCTTGACCACCATCGGATAGCCCGAGTCGGTCAGGGTGCCGGGGCCGAAGTCGCGCGAGACCAGCAGCGTATCCTTGTCGATCCAGGACGCGCCGCCCTTGGATTCGGGCAGGACGACGCCGCCCTCGACGAACTTGCGCTCGACGCTGTCGAACTCGCGCAGGGTGACGGCGTCCTTGCCGCCGTTCGACAGGCTGATCAGGCAGTAGCGTTCTTCGGGCGGCAGGCAGGTCGAACCCTTGTAAACCCAGTTGGCGTCCTCGGCCGCCGCCAGGGCGTCGACATCCAGAATGGTCTCCCATTGCGGCGTCGCGGTGCGATAGCTGTCCAGGGTTGTCCGCCGCCAGACGCCGCGCACATGCTGGGCGTCCTGCCAGAAGTTGTCGATATGGCCGTCATGGGTGAAGCCGGGCGACGGGATGCGGTCGCGCGAC includes the following:
- a CDS encoding prolyl oligopeptidase family protein gives rise to the protein MIRTSVAALAALLASTSLTPSAMAQTTSAASSGAVPAAATVAQAGGFAASPETDPYLWLEEVDGARAMEWVHAQNARTLSILQGDPRYATLHQEALDIVQSRDRIPSPGFTHDGHIDNFWQDAQHVRGVWRRTTLDSYRTATPQWETILDVDALAAAEDANWVYKGSTCLPPEERYCLISLSNGGKDAVTLREFDSVERKFVEGGVVLPESKGGASWIDKDTLLVSRDFGPGTLTDSGYPMVVKRMKRGQTLEQAETLFTGQPTDVSVSGYTLRDADGAVKAVLINRAVDFYSSETWRVTDDGALIQLPLPAKSDIAGLVDGRLLVTLKQDWTAPSGQTFQTGDLIAWPLEAWLADARTLAQLVLRPTERQAIEGMNVTRNRLVVALYDNVRGSVRVYTPGEGAWAYTTLDLPQNVSVGVGSASEKDDKVFVSVTGYLNPSSLWLADAATGVVDQVKSMPAKFDATGMKVDQFQARSADGTMIPYFVVHKADMPLDGSNPTVLYGYGGFESSLLPGYSATVGKLWLERGGVYVIANTRGGGEFGPRWHEAALQQNRQRAHEDFQAVALDLIARDITSQPKLGIMGGSQGGLFMGAMLTQRPDLINAAVIQVPLFDMLRFHKLLAGASWIGEYGNPDIPEQRAWIEQYSPYQNLRAGQPYPEVFIHTSTKDDRVHPGHARKAAARLEELGYPVLFYENTDGGHAAGANLQETARRLALEYTYLSRRLMDTPAQQ